The sequence TTGCCATAGACCTGGTGATAGGATGGCCGTTCATCCGATTGATTATCGCTACGGTAGCGAGGAGATGCGGAGAATTTGGGACGAGGAAAACAAGCTCCAGAAGCTCCTCGACGTTGAGGCTGCCTTGGCTAGGGCTCACGCCAAGCTTGGCAACATCCCCGAAGAGAGCGCCCGCGTTATTTCCGAGAGGGCTAACACTGAGCGGGTCAAGCTTGAGCGCGTCAAGGAGATAGAGAACGAGATACACCATGACATAATGGCCGTCGTTAAAGCCCTAAGTGAGGTCTGCGGCGAGCACGGCAAGTACGTTCATCTAGGTGCGACCTCAAACGATATCATCGACACCGCTAACGCTCTTCTCATCAAGGAGTCCATTGCGATAATCGAGAAGGATCTTAGGGAGCTCCGCTCAATCCTCAAGAAGCTCGCGGAGGAGCACAAGTACACGGTCTGCATCGGGAGAACCCACGGACAACATGCTGTTCCTACTACATACGGCATGAAGTTTGCCCTCTGGCTCGATGAGATACAGAGACACATAGACAGGATAGAGGAGCTGAAGGAAAGGGTTTTAGTTGGTCAGATAAGCGGTGCAGTTGGAACGATGGCGTCTTTCGGCGATAAGGGTCTCGAAATTCAGCGTCTCGTCATGGAGGATCTCGGTCTCAGGCCTGCCAGAATAAGCAGCCAGATAATCCAGCGCGACGTTTACGCGGAACTAATGATGGTTCTCGCGCTTATAGCTTCCACCCTCGACAAGATAGCCCTTGAAATCAGAAACCTTCAGAGAACTGAAATCCTCGAGGTGAGCGAGCCCTTCGGAAAGAAGCAGGTGGGCTCCTCGACAATGCCCCACAAGAGGAACCCCATACGGAGCGAGAAGGTGAGTGGCTTGGCGAGGGTTCTCTACTCCAACGTCATTCCTGCACTGCTCAACAACCCCCTATGGCACGAGAGGGATCTGACGAACTCCTCTGTCGAGCGCGTTATCCTTCCTGAGAGCTTTGTTCTACTTGACGAGATGCTCAAGAGCATGAAGAAGGTTCTCTCGGGGCTGGAGTTCTTCCCGGAGAACATTAAGAGGAACCTCTACATGACTCACAACCTCATAATGGCCGAGCCGCTTATGCTCAAGCTTACTGAGAGGGGCATGGGAAGGCAGGAGGCGCATGAATTGGTGAGAGGACTGGCAATGAGGGCGTTCTACGAGAAGAGGGACCTCATGGAGATCGCAAAGGAGAGTGAAGAGGTCAGAAAGTTCCTCAGTGAGGAAGACTTTGAGAGCCTAACGCCGGAGAACTACATTGGTCTCGCGCCGCAGATAGTTGATAACGTAATTGCCTATATAGAGGAGAAAGAGCGAAAAGAAGGGCTGTGAGGCTTTAATTTCTTGCCTCTTATCCTCTACATCGTTTTTGTTGTTTTGTCCACTTCGTCGGATTCATCTCTCAAATTTTTGGGCGAATTGTTACTTTTAATTATGGTAATTTTTATGCTTTTTATTCAAGTTCTATTTATGCCGAAATCTCATTATGAATTTGATTCTTGTTTATATGGCTCAAAAATCACTCTTTAAAATATTAAAAAATCCAGATTTTTAACTTTTTATTAGCGTAATTTTCGCAACGATTTCTGGTGTGGTAAGATGTGTGGCTGACGTATGCCGATGAAGGAAGTTTGTTCCCTACCAATGCCGTCCTTGAGTCTAGTTCACCCGTAGTCTCCACCGACTGGAATTGATACTACCTTTAATTGTAACCAACTTTTGGTCTGTAGAAGCCCGATCTTATCGATAAAAATCCCTGATTCAGAAAGAAGGGTGTCCATGGTTACACCATCATGCCCGATTGGGAGGGATAGTCTGGCTATATAGATATTTAGTTGTGTTATCTATTATCTTTCCTAAGTACATCATGATCATTTTATTTTTAGCTCATGGCAGCTGTAACTTTGTTTCGGAGCTGGGATGCAAATTGGAGAGTTTTTGACTCCTCCAACACCTTATACTCCACGGCAGATGATTATCACTTCAACCTGTCTTGGCATTTGTGTATTCAGTCCCATCCATATCCCCAGAATAACTGCCGTTTCAGATAGCACGGGCGGCCCTTAACTAAAACAAAGCTTTAAGCATGTAGGCGAGCCTCCCTATACAGTGCACTCATCGGCCGATCTATTTCTGCCTCATGTTAATGCTCAGGAATGTCCACGAATTTTAGATATAAGGTACATTATATGACAATTATGTATAGTGGTAAAATTAACAAAGTTTAAAAAGACAGGAACATTATTGGTCATGGGGAGAGATATGTGTGGAGCATATAATTTGACCAAACATGAAAGTCTCTATCTGAACCTTACCCCTTGGGCAGGAGATGATATATTGAAGCCCTTTCGATGGTACTACTCGAAACAGCTCAGAATTGGGGGATTAAATCCAAGAACCGCTGCCATTTTATTAACACGAGCAGAGACAGGAGCTGATACATATACCACAGCAATATACTTGAGTCATACTCTGAAAGCAAAGCTAACAAGTCTTCAGTCCATAGCATCATGGAAACGCCAAATAACCGCAGAGTACATAGTTAAAACTGTAAGAAAAACACCCAAATCACTAACGCAGGAGGGTATTTTGGATGTGATAAAATCCGGAGTGAAGAATGCAGTCAATAGACTCAGTGAGATTTCGATTGATAACGTAAAGTCAAAGGTGCCTCACTGGTTAATAAAAACACACATTTCTAAGGCACTTTCTGAGCATACTATAAGCTTGATAGAATGGACATCCGGCAACAGTCGGCATGATATTTATCTGCCGCTAGAGAATTTAACGATTGAGGTAAAATATGTTTGGGGGTACACCATAAATTACCGTGAGTATGCTGAGAGAAAAGGGGCCATCTATGTTATCGTGGGTGAAAATGTCTCATGGGAAAAACTCAAAAGAATAAGCGAAGCTAAAGGTATAAACTATATTTTGTATCGTGCAGATTACGGTAGATTCTTTTCAAATCTTAAGGATATGGGTGAGTGACATGGTG comes from Thermococcus sp. LS1 and encodes:
- the purB gene encoding adenylosuccinate lyase — protein: MAVHPIDYRYGSEEMRRIWDEENKLQKLLDVEAALARAHAKLGNIPEESARVISERANTERVKLERVKEIENEIHHDIMAVVKALSEVCGEHGKYVHLGATSNDIIDTANALLIKESIAIIEKDLRELRSILKKLAEEHKYTVCIGRTHGQHAVPTTYGMKFALWLDEIQRHIDRIEELKERVLVGQISGAVGTMASFGDKGLEIQRLVMEDLGLRPARISSQIIQRDVYAELMMVLALIASTLDKIALEIRNLQRTEILEVSEPFGKKQVGSSTMPHKRNPIRSEKVSGLARVLYSNVIPALLNNPLWHERDLTNSSVERVILPESFVLLDEMLKSMKKVLSGLEFFPENIKRNLYMTHNLIMAEPLMLKLTERGMGRQEAHELVRGLAMRAFYEKRDLMEIAKESEEVRKFLSEEDFESLTPENYIGLAPQIVDNVIAYIEEKERKEGL